A single genomic interval of Sinorhizobium garamanticum harbors:
- a CDS encoding helix-turn-helix domain-containing protein, whose translation MRLSTETMIARLRETGDGDTLGGRIWRARDAANLSMTELADRLGVRCETIAAWERDRAEPRTNRLFMLAGVLGVTPAWLIAGIGRAPDDDAALGSKEALREQLDLVKKLHAQTGEAIAALEAELDRIQQTIRPRR comes from the coding sequence ATGCGCTTGTCCACCGAAACCATGATCGCGCGTCTTCGCGAAACAGGAGACGGCGACACGCTTGGAGGACGCATCTGGAGAGCGCGTGACGCCGCGAATCTTTCCATGACGGAACTAGCGGATCGGCTTGGCGTGCGCTGCGAAACCATTGCTGCATGGGAACGTGACCGTGCCGAGCCCCGCACCAACCGCCTCTTCATGCTGGCTGGCGTGCTAGGCGTCACTCCGGCCTGGCTGATAGCCGGCATCGGCCGCGCTCCTGACGACGATGCCGCCCTCGGCTCGAAGGAGGCACTCCGGGAGCAGCTCGATCTTGTCAAGAAATTGCACGCTCAGACCGGCGAGGCCATCGCCGCGCTCGAAGCGGAACTCGATCGCATCCAGCAGACCATTCGTCCAAGACGATGA